From the genome of Blautia pseudococcoides, one region includes:
- a CDS encoding DUF7402 domain-containing protein has protein sequence MSISLKVQDKNGFTLAVARGEREVNLPYCGEYREGDQIVAEVAETPAFYWLSLDDGRGHSLVYLTGNIWYKIPFGEKRVNMSPKTFFGSRHLIHIRKAYSFEYEAYRNLALNVNDCHGETNCYPHVSANVETRGESVFAAMNAVDGITAAACHGEWPYESWGINQRADAAMKLEFGRTVEADRIVLYTRADYPHDNWWKKATVTFSDGSAMELELKKTGDAQEFIFEKKKIEWLQIGELIKSEEPSPFPALVQLEVYGTEA, from the coding sequence CCGCGGGGAAAGAGAAGTGAACCTTCCCTACTGTGGGGAATACAGGGAAGGTGATCAGATCGTAGCGGAGGTTGCTGAGACACCTGCATTCTATTGGCTGTCCCTGGATGACGGAAGAGGCCATTCCCTGGTCTATCTGACAGGAAATATATGGTACAAGATTCCTTTTGGGGAAAAGCGGGTCAATATGTCACCCAAGACATTTTTCGGAAGCAGGCATTTGATCCACATCCGAAAAGCTTATTCTTTTGAATATGAGGCATACCGGAACCTGGCGCTGAATGTGAATGACTGTCATGGGGAGACAAACTGTTACCCACACGTATCAGCCAATGTGGAGACAAGAGGAGAGTCTGTCTTTGCAGCCATGAATGCTGTTGACGGTATCACTGCGGCGGCCTGCCACGGGGAGTGGCCTTATGAATCCTGGGGTATCAACCAGCGGGCAGATGCAGCCATGAAGCTGGAATTTGGACGGACGGTGGAGGCTGACCGGATTGTCCTTTATACGAGAGCGGATTACCCTCATGACAACTGGTGGAAAAAGGCGACTGTCACATTTTCGGACGGCAGCGCTATGGAACTGGAATTGAAAAAGACTGGGGACGCCCAGGAATTTATATTTGAGAAGAAAAAGATAGAATGGCTTCAGATTGGAGAACTGATAAAATCAGAGGAACCGTCCCCCTTTCCGGCGCTTGTGCAGCTGGAAGTGTATGGGACGGAAGCCTAA
- a CDS encoding response regulator transcription factor encodes MLKLLIVDDEEMICQAIANIIDWKAYNIQLVGTCTDGVEAYHTILDECPDIVITDIRMPGISGLELIERINRTDLCTQFVILSGYGEFEYAKRAMKCGVQHYLLKPCTEIQIIDCIQEVTKDYYKIAFARDMKPEQDSRAFHNLHKTLIRNIIREGISCAQVTNTFFDLYEHYINLTDVPYQFCSVYYLEEKNLAGCLERFDDYCRENMPDVERYAVYIQNVLLVFFPNFETSYVQLDSFFKGLDFPGQTVSVEYSRMRYADLKTLLTMLIQKLKRYDILYFIDGTDAVPNFNYGQIVDRVNRLVPVLADKNAEGREEIVMELKKILYAISNKDFLLQLSDNIIISLGTQLPSHTLPEITDFLYQLHKEEDTGRIAESVLDYMNKLSEVQSFNTKQYSPFISRLIDYIYEHYSNPDLTLKWISENYLYMNVNYVSRCFTKETGEKFSGFLMKLRVQKAKEILAARDTEQIQNVAQLVGCGNTPYYFSKIFKKCTGLTPSAYVKKMGK; translated from the coding sequence GACGAGGAAATGATCTGCCAGGCCATTGCCAACATTATTGACTGGAAAGCCTATAATATTCAACTGGTGGGAACCTGTACAGACGGGGTGGAAGCCTATCACACCATTCTGGATGAATGCCCGGATATTGTGATAACAGATATTAGGATGCCCGGCATTTCAGGCCTGGAATTGATCGAGAGGATCAACCGCACGGATTTGTGCACCCAGTTTGTGATCCTCTCCGGATACGGGGAATTTGAGTATGCCAAGAGAGCTATGAAATGCGGCGTCCAGCATTATCTGCTGAAGCCCTGCACAGAGATCCAGATCATTGACTGCATTCAGGAAGTGACTAAGGATTACTATAAAATCGCTTTTGCAAGGGATATGAAACCGGAGCAGGACAGCCGGGCTTTCCATAATCTGCACAAAACCCTGATCCGGAATATCATACGGGAGGGAATCTCCTGTGCACAGGTGACAAATACCTTTTTTGACTTGTACGAACATTATATTAACCTGACGGATGTGCCTTATCAGTTCTGCAGCGTCTATTATCTGGAGGAGAAAAATCTGGCAGGATGCCTGGAACGGTTTGATGACTACTGCCGGGAAAATATGCCGGATGTGGAACGTTATGCTGTCTATATTCAAAATGTCCTTCTGGTCTTCTTCCCTAATTTTGAGACCTCCTATGTGCAGCTTGACAGCTTTTTCAAGGGCCTGGATTTCCCCGGACAGACGGTGTCTGTGGAGTACAGCCGTATGAGATATGCGGATCTGAAGACTCTGCTCACTATGCTGATCCAAAAACTGAAACGGTACGATATTCTTTATTTTATAGACGGCACAGATGCAGTCCCCAATTTTAACTATGGGCAGATTGTAGACCGTGTAAACCGGCTGGTGCCTGTGCTTGCGGATAAAAATGCAGAGGGCAGGGAGGAGATTGTAATGGAGCTGAAAAAAATACTCTATGCTATTTCCAATAAGGATTTTCTGCTCCAGTTATCGGATAATATAATTATCTCTTTGGGGACACAGCTCCCCTCCCACACACTGCCGGAAATCACGGATTTTTTGTACCAGCTCCACAAAGAGGAGGATACAGGCCGTATTGCAGAGTCCGTGCTGGATTATATGAATAAGCTTTCTGAAGTGCAGTCTTTTAACACCAAACAGTACAGCCCTTTTATCTCGCGGCTGATCGACTACATTTATGAACACTACTCCAACCCGGATCTGACGCTGAAATGGATCTCTGAAAATTATCTGTATATGAATGTGAACTATGTAAGCCGCTGTTTTACAAAGGAGACAGGGGAAAAGTTTTCGGGATTTCTTATGAAATTAAGAGTGCAGAAGGCAAAAGAGATTCTGGCTGCCCGGGATACGGAGCAGATCCAAAACGTGGCCCAGCTTGTAGGTTGCGGGAATACGCCTTATTACTTCAGTAAGATTTTCAAAAAGTGTACAGGGCTTACGCCCTCGGCTTATGTGAAGAAGATGGGGAAATAA
- a CDS encoding reverse transcriptase family protein, which produces MAGNDLWKYCEAKEAEDVLRSFHLLEGTGVSDEKYLACLYAVSNHTEEHYHTAVIQKKNGGMRKLSVPGTLLRTIQRNIVKNVLCERSVSQYATAYRKKASILENARPHVGAEMVMKLDIKDFFDCITFQMVYQYAFPAIYYPPSIRMLLTSLCCRNDRLSQGAPSSPAISNLAMRSFDEYMGAWCGERQIQYTRYCDDLTFSGTFDQKEVKQKVRNFLHVLGFELNRKKTRIQFQSHRQTVTGLVVNEKMQVSREYRNQLRAEIYYCQKYGVSSHLNKMGNPAWMREDEPDVKRYLQYLLGKINYVLAVNPHDDLFCKKREEISLMVREISTQNNTHIS; this is translated from the coding sequence ATGGCAGGCAATGATTTATGGAAATATTGTGAGGCAAAGGAAGCAGAAGATGTACTGCGCTCCTTTCATTTGCTGGAAGGCACAGGCGTCAGTGATGAGAAATATCTGGCATGTCTTTATGCAGTCAGCAATCACACAGAAGAACATTACCATACTGCAGTTATACAAAAAAAGAACGGCGGGATGAGAAAGTTATCGGTACCCGGCACACTGCTGCGGACAATACAGCGGAATATTGTAAAAAATGTATTATGCGAGCGTTCCGTCTCCCAATATGCAACTGCATATAGAAAGAAAGCTTCCATCCTGGAAAATGCCCGGCCCCATGTTGGTGCTGAAATGGTGATGAAACTGGATATCAAGGATTTTTTTGACTGTATTACCTTTCAGATGGTATATCAGTATGCATTTCCGGCGATCTACTATCCGCCTTCCATCCGGATGCTTTTGACTTCCCTGTGCTGCCGGAATGACCGTCTGTCGCAGGGAGCCCCCAGTTCCCCGGCAATCTCCAATCTGGCTATGCGTTCTTTCGATGAATATATGGGGGCCTGGTGTGGAGAACGGCAGATCCAATATACCAGATACTGCGATGACCTAACCTTTTCCGGTACTTTTGATCAAAAGGAAGTAAAGCAGAAAGTCCGGAATTTTTTGCATGTACTGGGATTTGAATTAAATAGAAAAAAGACAAGAATCCAGTTTCAGTCCCATAGACAGACCGTGACAGGACTTGTAGTAAATGAAAAAATGCAGGTGAGCAGAGAATACAGAAACCAGCTCCGCGCAGAGATTTATTATTGTCAAAAGTACGGAGTAAGCTCACATTTGAACAAGATGGGGAATCCTGCCTGGATGAGGGAGGATGAGCCGGATGTTAAAAGATATCTGCAGTATCTGCTGGGAAAAATAAATTATGTGCTGGCAGTAAATCCCCATGATGATCTTTTTTGTAAAAAAAGAGAGGAAATATCTCTTATGGTCAGGGAAATATCTACCCAGAACAACACGCATATCTCATAA